One Euphorbia lathyris chromosome 1, ddEupLath1.1, whole genome shotgun sequence DNA segment encodes these proteins:
- the LOC136234696 gene encoding leucoanthocyanidin reductase-like, producing the protein MTIPTCNSKGKGPVLIAGATGFIGQFIAAASLDSGWPTYILVRSYTKSARSLEERGARVLHGLINDKEKMEKLLKEYKIEIVISAVGGASLVDQLTLLQAIKAVGTIKRFFPSEFGHDVDRADPVEPGLGMYIEKRKVRRLVEEYGIPYTYICCNSIASWPYYDNTHPSEVLPPLDQFQIYGDGTVKAYFLAGTDIGKFTMKTVDDFRTVNKSVHFRPTSNCYNMNELAALWETKIGRTLRRTTVTENDLLALASENRIPESIVASFTHDIFIKGCQVNFSFDGSKDVDVTTLYPDEGFQSLDECFDDFARRLNEKKHTSRNEIAALDPMVDSWIATATCS; encoded by the exons ATGACAATTCCAACTTGTAATTCCAAAGGAAAAGGTCCAGTCCTTATCGCCGGAGCAACTGGTTTCATCGGTCAATTCATAGCGGCAGCCAGCCTGGATTCCGGTTGGCCTACCTATATTCTTGTCCGCTCATATACTAAATCCGCCAGATCTCTAGAAGAGAGAGGAGCCAGAGTCTTGCAT ggACTCATAAATGATAAAGAAAAAATGGAGAAATTACTGAAAGAGTATAAGATTGAAATAGTAATATCAGCTGTCGGTGGTGCAAGTTTAGTGGACCAGCTTACCCTACTTCAAGCTATTAAAGCAGTTGGCACCATTAAG AGATTTTTTCCATCGGAATTCGGTCATGACGTAGATAGGGCTGATCCTGTGGAGCCGGGACTAGGAATGTACATAGAAAAGCGAAAGGTTAGACGGTTGGTTGAGGAGTATGGTATCCCTTACACATATATTTGTTGTAATTCGATTGCTTCCTGGCCGTACTATGATAACACTCACCCATCGGAGGTTCTTCCCCCATTGGATCAGTTTCAAATCTATGGCGATGGCACCGTTAAAG CATACTTCCTTGCCGGCACTGATATAGGCAAGTTCACTATGAAAACTGTGGATGATTTTCGAACTGTTAACAAGTCCGTCCATTTCCGACCAACCAGCAATTGTTACAATATGAACGAGCTTGCAGCTTTATGGGAAACCAAAATCGGAAGAACCCTTCGTCGAACAACTGTCACTGAAAACGATCTCCTCGCATTGGCTTCAG AGAATCGCATACCCGAAAGCATTGTAGCGTCATTCACTCATGACATCTTCATCAAAGGTTGTCAAGTAAACTTTTCATTTGATGGTTCTAAAGATGTTGATGTCACCACTCTGTATCCTGATGAAGGTTTTCAAAGCTTGGATGAATGCTTCGATGACTTTGCTCGTAGATTAAACGAGAAGAAGCACACAAGCAGGAATGAAATAGCTGCTCTTGATCCTATGGTTGACTCATGGATAGCAACAGCAACCTGCagttag
- the LOC136234680 gene encoding uncharacterized protein isoform X2: MPNDRHWAPSHAVLATPLLIAFELLLCIRLEGSYVVNLKIVFLPLLAFETAILIDNIRMCRALMPGDEESMTDEAIWETLPHFWVAISMVFFIAATIFTLLKLSGDVAALGWWDLFINYGIAECFAFLVCTRWHNPAIHRQTQIGRSSSSTIRYIDLNRGLVISSDEDLQQSRICNLQDVGGHFMKIPFIAFQIMLFMRLEGTPPGAKYIPCAVLFAPLFLVQGAGVFFSTYRLMEKIIVLLCGDADSGRDSVALKARDFLGFFHHGSRLLGWWSIDEGSKEEQARLYYAGGSNYNTFPPDVVKKMPKSDLVEEIWRLQAALGEQTEITNFSQQEYERLQNEKILCRICFEEQINIVLLPCRHHVLCSTCCDKCKKCPICRVAIEERLPVYDV; encoded by the exons ATGCCCAATGATCGCCAT TGGGCGCCATCACATGCTGTCTTGGCAACTCCGTTACTTATTGCCTTTGAACTACTTCTTTGCATACGTCTAGAAGGCAGTTATG TTGTAAATTTGAAGATTGTTTTTCTACCCCTACTGGCTTTTGAAACAGCAATTTTGATTGATAACATAAG GATGTGTAGGGCCTTGATGCCAGGAGACGAAGAAAGCATGACTGATGAGGCAATATGGGAGACTCTTCCT CACTTCTGGGTTGCAATATCTATGGTCTTCTTCATTGCTGCAACAATATTCACTCTTCTCAAGCTAAGTG GTGATGTAGCAGCTCTTGGTTGGTGGGATTtgtttataaattatgg AATTGCAGAGtgctttgcttttcttgtttGCACAAGGTGGCATAATCCAGCAATTCATAGACAAACCCAGATAGGAAGATCTAGTTCTTCAACTATCAGATATATTGACTTGAATAGAGGCTTGGTAATTTCTTCTGATGAAGACTTGCAACAGAGCAGAATATGCAACTTGCAGGATGTTGGTGGACATTTTATGAAAATTCCCTTTATCGCTTTCCAAATTATGCTCTTCATGCGCTTGGAG GGAACACCACCCGGTGCTAAATATATTCCTTGTGCAGTTCTTTTTGCTCCACTTTTTTTGGTTCAAGGAGCTGGAGTGTTTTTTTCCACATACAGATTGATGGAGAAAATTATTGTTTTACTATGTGGTGATGCTGATTCTGGAAGAGACAGTGTTGCACTAAAAGCACGTGATTTTCTTGGGTTTTTTCACCATGGATCAAG GTTACTGGGTTGGTGGTCAATTGATGAAGGAAGTAAGGAGGAGCAAGCTCGACTATATTATGCTGGGGGTTCGAA CTACAACACTTTCCCACCAGACGTCGTTAAGAAGATGCCCAAATCTGACCTTGTCGAGGAG ATTTGGAGATTGCAAGCTGCATTAGGTGAACAAACAGAAATCACAAATTTTAGCCAGCAGGAGTATGAAAGACTTCAAAAT GAAAAAATCCTATGCCGAATTTGCTTTGAAGAACAAATTAATATAGTCCTGCTCCCGTGCCGACATCATGTCTTGTGCAG TACCTGCTGCGACAAGTGTAAGAAGTGCCCAATCTGCCGCGTTGCAATTGAAGAACGATTGCCTGTATATGATGTGTAA